ATCCTTACCCTCGGTTCTGTCCTTCTCTTAAAATGAAACGGCTCCTCGAATCTGGCCATATAGGCATGTCCCGGCGCAACGCCCAGCATATACGCATAATATTCATGTTCTGAATGCATCCGGATGAATTCTTCCACGGACACCTGTTCAAAAGCAGCACATTCATCCAGATCCCAGGCAAACTCTTTGTCATAACAGATGGGAAGTACTTTCACGATCTGAGAGATCTCTTCTTGCTTCTCATCGTCCGCATCCAGTCTCTTCTTCACTTCTTCCACAAGCTGCCTGTAGAGAATCTTTTCCGGTCTGTAATGGATCATCAAAGTCGCATAAGTGGGAACCATTTCCGTGATCCCGTCCACCGGATCCGCTTCCAGTTTCTGCATCAGGCTTTTTACTCTTCCATTGACCTCCAGGCTGATCTCATCCCCAAGCTTTACATATAAGGCTCTGTCTCCGCCGGTCAGGAATTGAGCTTCCATACCTTCCACTCCTTTCATTTTTGTGCGTTTTTACCATTCTTATTGCAAAAAAATCACGTTCCTTTATTGATTACAGCCAGTATAGCATATGAAATTTTTTTAAAAAAACAAATAATTTCTCTATCATATATTAATATTTTTTATTTTACAGGCATGTTATTAAACAACTTGCACATGTACAGACACAGTATCTTAATTTTTCTTTCATTTCTGTTTTTCACCTCCATGTTATCCGCTATTTTGCATATATTCAGACAATCCGCATCAAAAAAACGCGCGGTTTTCTTACCGCGCGTTCATTTCGTTCCATTTATGAATTATTTCATTATCATATATTCACTTTTTTTATACTTATCTCTTCCTCTTTTCCAGTTCGCCCCAGTTTCTTTCCTCAAGGTACTTTTCCAGCTTTTCCTCGAATAAATATACTGCTTTCTGAGTCGCCTCATTGGGATACCTGTGACGGATCCGGTAGATAGTCCGGTCCGGAGGCGGAACATCATTTTCAATCTTACTGATATAGATCGGTTTCAGCCTGGAGATATGATCTGCCACAGATGCCGGCATGATCGCCCATACATTGTCCTCATCCAGCATATTATATAAGAGCGTAAAACTGTCCACCCATACTCTGGGCTGTTCGCCTCGCCCGATCCTCTGGTCATGCCAGATACGAAAATTTCCGTCCCAGCTCAGGAAAATCTCCTCCGACGGATCCAGCTCATCTGTATGGATCGACGGCTTTTTGATCCTGGCGTCCCGTGGCTGTACAATATACATCTTCTCCCGCAGCAGAGGCTCTGCAATGATATTCTTAAAATGCAGATGATGGTAGACAAATCCGATATCGATCTCATGATTCTCCAGCATATTATAAAGTTCATAGGAGTAATGGGTCTCCATGTGGAGATTCATGACAGGATCCGTCTCTGAGAGGATCTGACGGTACAGATCCATAAGGACCGCGTTCATAGTATCTGTACATCCGACCGTCAGGAAAAGTTTATCCTCCCGATGCTTTAAAAGCTGCATTTCCCTCCAGATGGAAACCCAGCGTTCTGCAATAGGGATAAACTCCTCTCCACGGGCTGTGAGTTCAATCTGTTTATACCCCTTTTTTCTTGTAATAAGATTCACTTCCAATTCCTCTTCCAGTGATTTAAGCCGGTGGCTCACTGTCGGCTGGGAGAGAAAAAGATTTTCCGCTGTCTTACTGATATTTTTTGTCTTTACGATCATCAGGAAGGTTTCAATCTCTGCTATGTTCATTCAAGTCCTCACCGCCCTTTCGGATTTCTTTCTCAATATATAGAATATATTAATATTATACAATAATTTTCTTCATTTCACAATTTCTTCTGTGCATGATATTATATAGCCAACTTAAATGAACGAAAAATTCCTGATAAAAAGGAGGAGAAAAAATGAACACAGAACATGGAAGCTTATTCCCGGTGGAATATCAGGAGCATCTGAAATCGCAGTTCTGCTACGCGGATACAGATCCGCTCTATGGTCCCCGGCTTTTCTTTGAGAATTCCGGCGGTTCCTTACGCCTGCGCGCCGCTGTCGAGGCAAAAGCAGCCTGCGAACAGTTCCCGGACTGCCCGGAGAGAAATTACGCAAGAGGACTGAAACTTGCCCACTATGTATCAGAAGGTACAAAAGAAATCCTGGAAATCGTCTTTGGCGCAAAAAGCGGCGCACTTGTAACTGAACTTTCCGCTTCCCAAACCATGTTCCAGATCGTGGATGTGATCCTGGAGAATATCAAATGGGGAAAGAACGCCGTTACTTCCTGCCTGGAGCATCCCTCCGCGCATGACGCCGTGGAGTATGCCTGCACCAAGACTGGCAGGGAATTCCGCGAAGTCCCGGCCAACCCGAAGACAGGCGGCATTGATGTAGACGAAGTAATGAAATATGTGGATCAGGATACCTGCCTTGTCAGCATTATGGCAGCGTCCAATATCTCCGGCAATATTATGGACATCAAAGAACTTGTCCGCCGGGTAAAAGAAGTCAATCCTGAGATCTATGTGATCTCTGACGCAGTGCAGCATGCGCCTCACGCAGTAGTGGATGTAGAAGACTGGGGCGTGGATGCTTCCAATATCGCTCCTTACAAATTCTTTGGCGTAAGAGGATGCGGATTTGCCTATGTATCTGACCGTGTAGCTACCATGATGCACCATAAGCTTACACTGAAAGACGCCAATGTATGGGCCCTTGGCACACCTACTCCCGGAAACTTCGCGGCCATGATGGCTGTAATCGACTATGTATGCTCCATTGGAGAGCACTTTATCCACAGCCAGGACAAGCGGGAATTATTTGTAGAAGGCATGAACCGTATCCATATGCAGGAACGGGCGCTTCTGTACCGTATACTGGAAGGAACACCGGAAGTTCCCGGTCTGCGTCATATCCCGGGCGTAGAAGTATATGCCGATATGGAAGACCTGACATACAAGGATCTGATCATCGCCATGGGAATCAAAGGCATTGACTACCCAGAGTGCGTGATCGAATACATGAAACGAGGAGTCACCGTCTTTGAACGTGTAAGAAGCAGTATTTACTCCAAGCGTATCGTGGATACCCTGGGTATCCCAGGCGCGATCCGGGTATCTCCGCTTCACTGCCACGGTCCCAAAGATATTGATAAATTCCTGAAGATTACAAAAGAAATCTCCGAAGCAGTCGGAAATTAACACTCGTCCCCACATTCACTCATTTTCTATGACACATAAAATGAGAACCGCAGATAGTATGATACTGTCTGCGGTTCTTCTATTGACACTGTTTTCGCAAAGGTATATACTTTGTATATACATAAACAGTGAGGTGATTCTATGCAGGCGCAGGTTAAAGCATGGGGAAACAGCCAGGGTATCCGACTTTCCAAAGAATTATTGGAAAAAGCCGGAATCCGGTTAAATGATCTTCTGACAATAGAAGCAAAAGAAGGAACAATTATATTAAAAAAAGAATTCAAACACAAAACCCTGGAAGAAAGAGCCGCAGAATTTGGCGGAAAACTTGGTCCCTATGAAGAAACAGCATGGGGAGACCCAATGGGTCGGGAAGGATGGTGATCCAATGCCACAGTATGAACAAGGAGATATCTTATCCATAGAAGGTTTAAACTTTCCGGTTCTTGTCGTAAGTAAAAATTTTTTTCATCAATCAGAACAGGCTATTGTCTGTCCAATCCGTTCAAAAGCAGCTCCAGATCCCCTGCACATTAAAATTATTTCCGGGGATCTGGATGGAATTGTCTTATGTGAGCAAATGAAATTGCTGGATCTGAGATATCGGGGCTATAAGAAAATTGGACGGATCGCATATATAGATCTCATGAACATTTCTGACGCAATACAAGCCATCTTCGAATATTAGCAAATCGCAGTTCTCCTCCATTTTTGTATCTTAACAACCAGATATCCCACACTTATGCTGATACAGACACAGTCCAGCAGACATATAACCGGATTCACCGCCCATCCATCCCACCAGATCCGGTCTGCTATCAGAAGCCAAAACATAAGATCCGCCAAAACATTCAGGAATCCTACGATCAGGATCTCTTTTCTCCCCGTGGCAAGGTATTCTCTTTTCTTCCTTTTTTCTCTGCGCTTCTTGGTAAAAGGCACTCCCGGCAAGAACAAATAAATCCCAATCGCGCCTGAAGCCATCCAGTAATTCAGCTTACCCATATCCCAGCAAAAAGGATTGAATTATTCATCGTCAATGATCATAAGCCTCTCCTCTGCTTTCTCAGGAACCCGCACACTACTGTCCTGGCCAAAGCGATCCCCCATCCGGCGCCCAGGACAAGATACGGT
This window of the Massilistercora timonensis genome carries:
- a CDS encoding allophanate hydrolase subunit 1; its protein translation is MEAQFLTGGDRALYVKLGDEISLEVNGRVKSLMQKLEADPVDGITEMVPTYATLMIHYRPEKILYRQLVEEVKKRLDADDEKQEEISQIVKVLPICYDKEFAWDLDECAAFEQVSVEEFIRMHSEHEYYAYMLGVAPGHAYMARFEEPFHFKRRTEPRVRINGRSIVAAENQSNLIPFDQPCGWNIVAGTPCNICDYSKKEPFLVNAGDWVKYQPVSRKEYDKIRKDVEKGTYKLETYVKKVVK
- a CDS encoding LysR family transcriptional regulator, with protein sequence MNIAEIETFLMIVKTKNISKTAENLFLSQPTVSHRLKSLEEELEVNLITRKKGYKQIELTARGEEFIPIAERWVSIWREMQLLKHREDKLFLTVGCTDTMNAVLMDLYRQILSETDPVMNLHMETHYSYELYNMLENHEIDIGFVYHHLHFKNIIAEPLLREKMYIVQPRDARIKKPSIHTDELDPSEEIFLSWDGNFRIWHDQRIGRGEQPRVWVDSFTLLYNMLDEDNVWAIMPASVADHISRLKPIYISKIENDVPPPDRTIYRIRHRYPNEATQKAVYLFEEKLEKYLEERNWGELEKRKR
- a CDS encoding aminotransferase class V-fold PLP-dependent enzyme, whose translation is MNTEHGSLFPVEYQEHLKSQFCYADTDPLYGPRLFFENSGGSLRLRAAVEAKAACEQFPDCPERNYARGLKLAHYVSEGTKEILEIVFGAKSGALVTELSASQTMFQIVDVILENIKWGKNAVTSCLEHPSAHDAVEYACTKTGREFREVPANPKTGGIDVDEVMKYVDQDTCLVSIMAASNISGNIMDIKELVRRVKEVNPEIYVISDAVQHAPHAVVDVEDWGVDASNIAPYKFFGVRGCGFAYVSDRVATMMHHKLTLKDANVWALGTPTPGNFAAMMAVIDYVCSIGEHFIHSQDKRELFVEGMNRIHMQERALLYRILEGTPEVPGLRHIPGVEVYADMEDLTYKDLIIAMGIKGIDYPECVIEYMKRGVTVFERVRSSIYSKRIVDTLGIPGAIRVSPLHCHGPKDIDKFLKITKEISEAVGN
- a CDS encoding AbrB/MazE/SpoVT family DNA-binding domain-containing protein, which encodes MQAQVKAWGNSQGIRLSKELLEKAGIRLNDLLTIEAKEGTIILKKEFKHKTLEERAAEFGGKLGPYEETAWGDPMGREGW
- a CDS encoding type II toxin-antitoxin system PemK/MazF family toxin, whose amino-acid sequence is MPQYEQGDILSIEGLNFPVLVVSKNFFHQSEQAIVCPIRSKAAPDPLHIKIISGDLDGIVLCEQMKLLDLRYRGYKKIGRIAYIDLMNISDAIQAIFEY